The genomic region tacaaaaaacaaaaaaaacccgtaaaaataaaaaattctcctttttttccttgcaACAACTCTCTACTGACTAATTTTGACCTTGGCACATTTTAGACCTCCTATAATGTTAATTAGGCATATGGTTCTGTTGCATGCATTACTAAAACACAACTAAAGCATTTTTCCAGGAATTTGTTTTCTGTATCTCTCATAATGGGCTTTTGGATAAAAGTAAATTGGTTTCATATCAGAACGTGGACTAAAGATTTGAATTTAAACCTAATGAAAGGCTTTCCTGTAAGATTGTTTTTGATGTTTCATTGATCTTTCCTCAAAGGCTAAGCTCATCCACTTAGCTTTTCACAAATATTGgtcatttcaaagaaaaatttagcACTTGCCAACatacctttctcttttctcttaaaaTCTTTTCATCAGACAATTTTACTATAACAGGCAAGATGACTTGGAGAGACAAAATGATGGTCCTTTAAAAATCTGAAGTGATGTGGCAACTTAGTCCTTTGACTCTCAAAATCTTGGATACTATCATTAGGTTTTAAAGTGATTACTTGACTCTCTGTCATGGTTTCCCAAAACACTTTGTGCCAGTCCTTCAATCAACCCTTTAAATGTCTTCAATCTATAAAGCTTGATAGAAAAGTTTTCTAATTCTAAGGAATTATGGCTACTAATTGGGTCTTGCTTTGAATAGCACCCCCTAGGAAAAAGAGAACTAAAGAACTACATCAGTTGCTTCCTTATAAATTCTTCAGTGATTTTAACCCTTGACTTGGGGTCTAAGCAGGGTGGAAGTAGTTACCTGGGCCTAGGGCTacaaaagatgcatttttttcattcttgctaTTCTCAGGAGCTTTAGACTCTAATACTTGCACATGAGATGCTGAGGGAGTGTTGTACGTCAACATGAGTGTAACTTTTGCTGCTAATCATAATTTCCTTTTGACCTGGTTCTAAGAGGTCCTCCAACCCGtgcaatgagattatttattgttttgatgtGGTTTCCCAGAGAGGGAACCATAAATAAAGCTGTAATTTGATGTGACGTGATAACCAACATTAACAAGAATTGGCTTTCTCTTTAGAAAGTTCAGCACAACCAgagcaaaatttaaaataatttatatgtaattttaatgttaattttcaaattcctaattttattaaaaatgtcaACTGGATGTATGCACTTCTCAACTCAAGCTGAAATATGGTGTGAAAAACAGAAATACTGCCCGTGGCTAATGATTATCAGAAAAAACAAAGCTACTTGGGCAGCACTCTGGTgtctattttaataataaaaggcTATTTTCCACCAGTCTTCATttgattttgacatttttttcttctactaatTCATTCTGCTCATAGCAACTTACCAGTACTCCCAATTGGATTAACAGGACCACTATTAAGACAGCTGCCATCACACAGAAACATTCCTTgcacttaaaattattttcatcaaagaaagaaaaagcccaACAACTATAATTCTAGTAAAAAGCAAGTTTAttacattttgaaaataatttatttgattGATGCAGTCTGTCTGGTCTATGTCTGCTTTATTCCTCCAAACAGGGACCAGGAGGTAGGGTATTCATTTGCTTGCAAAGGCCATAATCTGTTCCTGGTgtgcagaaaaaaacaaaaagatgctCTTAAGGGACACTTCTATAACCCTGCAGGAGCTAAAGAGAACACACCCACTGTGCTGAAACCAAAGCTATGATGTAACCACATGAGGAAAGCAGACCAAAGGGCCAGCGTGGATTCTTTCATCGTTCAGCCTCTTGTTTATGCAGGGGTGCACATAGGGGCCAGAGGGATACAAAGGCTTTCCAGCCCATTCAGTCCTGCCTCCAGGTCACCATGAAGAGCTTTATACAATGGCCAATTCACCTCTCCTAAGCAGTagctaggtagcaaagtggaGAGGAGAAAGCTTGAGCTCAAGTGGGGCTGTGGAacgcttcctagctatgtgaccttgggcaaatcacttaacctgtgtctgcctcagtttccttatctgtaaaataggaataataacagcacctacctcccagagtcaaggtgaggataaaatgagacacctGTGTCTTTCAacccttaaagcaccatataaatactgCCCAGTGTTACTGTTCTCTAAGGCGTAGCTGATCGTGTGTTTGGCCTAAATAAGACTGAGCAGAAGAAAGGGacacattttctctctcctaaTCTGCTCCCACTAACAGCACAGCATCCTTACCCAATTTATGGAAGTGGCTCCTTCCCGTTGTACAAATGGGAAAATGGGTCCGGGTCAGTTAGATGACCCAGCCCTCTAGGTCTACCCAAGTCCCCAGAGAGTTAGAGCTTTGTGTGCGAGCAGTGGCACTTCTTACCTTGAGTGGAGGAATAGCATTTGTTGCCTGCAGGCCCCACGTCCTCAGAAGCACCAGAGGAGAAAGAGTGGTGGAGTAAAGCCTCTTTAACAAGTCTGTGGCAGCAATAAGAGGGACATTGTGCCgctgtctctctgtttcataTTCTGTGAGGTGGCTCAAGGAACCTAAGGGGAAAAAGGAATGAGTGGAATGGAATGCTCTATACTGTCCCACAGTAAACCCAATTCACACCAGTGGGCTTACCTGCCCTCCCGCCCTTTCTTAACACCAGAGGAGACCACTTTGAATCCTTACCTAGATCTTTTCCATTAAATGCTGCTGTACTGAGGTGATGGACCAAGCTGGAAATATCCCCAAATCCCATGTTGACCCCCTGCCCCGCTAGGGGATGGACTTTGTGCGCTGCATCCCTACACAGAAAGCAGAAAGCAGGTTCAGTATCTCATTCAGCGAGAGGGAGAGCTTCAGTTCCGTTCTTTCTATCCTTACCCAATGAGTGCCACTCGGGGTCGGACGTACTCAACAGCATGTCCCATCCCAAGTGGAAATAGTGCTCGGCTTTTTGGTTCCACTTTAGCAACACTTGGGGGCAGTTGTCGGGCTGAGGAGTTAGTGGGCTGCAGAAGTGTGAAAGCATACTGTAGCACAGATCCAGCAGTGTCGATGAAATCTGTGTGATTGGCATCACTCCACTGAACAGcagcaaaaagcaaaataaacacaGGTTGGAATTTGGTCAGCGAGTGTCAAGGCATTAAAATTCCATGGCCATTTGACGAGATCTTTAGGCACAGAGGCCAATACAACCTAACAAAGGCCCAAACTGGTCATTATCCCAAACGCCACACTTAGAAGGTAAAGACAGTGAAATGACCCTAGACCTAGTACAAGAATAACTCCTTCTGAAAGAAAAAGCAAGGTGCCCTAGAGGTCATCTTGAAATGTATTCCAACTTCTCTCTGCTTTTATTACGTGATACTTCATTGTTAAACTGGTTTGAATTCATTAGTGGGTTCAGTTTGGAATCTCAGACGCCAGGAAAACCTGCCTTCTCACGGCTGTCACATGCTATCCAATGCCAATACCCTTATAGGGTCTAGAAGATAATGGGCAATCAGGGTAACCCCTTAAGACACATTCAGGTGATTTAGCTTCGGGGACTCAGGTACCCAGATAACCACAGTAATGTTCAAAACTGTGGTAAGATGGTATAGCCTTAAATGAGAATAGGCTAGTGCTGAAATCTTCTCAGATTAGACGATCCTAACACAATACACTAGAACCACTAAGCTGATGCCAATCAGCTACTAGGGAAGTTGCCTTGAGTTTCCATTTCTGCCTCTCCATCAAGTAAAGAGACAGAAAACATCCAAGCTGAAAGAGTCCTTGGAGATCGTCTGGTCCAATTAACAACCTTCGGACAGATTAAAAGACTGAAGCCCTgaggagaagtgaaatgatttaacCAAGGCCACAGCCCCAGGAGACTGCAAAGTCATGACTAGAATTCAAAGTTTCTTAAGTTCCACAAATGAACAGAGGTCCCCTACATACTACACCAGAACACACAGAAGAGAAATGGGGAACTATGGGTCCTCCTTTTCTCATGACCAAAATCTATCTCATTACCAGGTGTCACTACAACCAAAAGTAAAAAATCAAAAAACCAGTACTCACAAAGGCAGAATTAATGGCATCTAGAAAATGTTCCTCCTCCATGCTGACCAGTTCTGTCGCATGCTCATGGGATGTGGACCACACCAAGGAGCTCAAAGTGTCTGAGAGCTGATTCAAATACAACAAGACTTAACATAAAAGCTTAGGAACAGGTCGATCAATCAATCCCTGGGGGTTCTCAAGCATAAGTTGGGACGTCAAGGGAAAATACagacaggaaaagggaaaaaaagtgttATCTCTTGCTCATTTCCTGGAGTTTCAGAAAAAGGCTAAGGACACATGTAAGGGAGAGGGGAGTTACAGCAAAGTTAGGAGGCAAAATTTTgaaagatactgaagaaatgaGGACTCTTACCGGCAGTAAGGCAATGGGCCCAGAAGGAAGAAATCTTTGCCATGCTACGTTGTTGTCAGTGGGCTGTAACAGGAAGTAAAAAGACCTCATAAGGACTTTTCATACTGCTCAAGTTCAAGCAGTTCCCAGAAAACAGCTCGGAAACTTTACCTCACTTAAGTGCAAAGTAGCCACCACAGCTGACTGATTGTAGGGCCAACACACATTCTGGATTCCAGCAGCACGCCGCACCCCTGAGTTTTGACCATCTGCACCAATCTGCATGGGAACAAGAGTCAACCGAGTCATTTTCAAGGGTGTCTGCGCTGATCTTACATAATGGGTCACTCAGAATCCAAGAGTTCCAACAAAGGTTACATTTAATACAAATATAGTCAAATACCCTCAGGTAAAAGCAATGCAGGAAGAAGTCACAACTGCTAACCTtggtcctcttttctccctctacattattttccttgatctcatcagctccaaagattcaactatcatctctatgcacatGATTTTCAGATTGCTTTGAGTagccctaacctctttcctgacctctAATCTTGCATCTCAAAGCGCCTAATACACAATTCAAACTTCACGTCTCATACAAACCTTAAAatcaaattgaactcattatctttctcctccaaACCCTctgctcttcctaacttctctattacgtTCAAAGGGCACCACCCAGTGCCCCAGGCTCCCAATGTAGGTGTCATGCTGGACTTCTCAGTCTCTTCCCCCACATCCGATCATGTGCCAATTTCTATCATATTTACCTCCTATCATCACTcctatatgcccccttctctttgctgatgctgccaccacacaggtgcaggctcttatcacctcattcctggactactgcaatggcCTGCTTGTTGGTCTCCCCACCTCAAaaatctccccactccaatccatcatccaaggggctatcaaagtgatcttcctaaagatcaggtccaatcatgtcaccttCCCATTCAGTCAACTCCAgggactccctattacctccaggatcaaatataaaatcctttgtttggcttttaagccttcaaaacctggccccttcccatCTTTCTGGGTCCTGTACTCCATCTCCTTCCTTGTAGAGCTGGGGAAGCACAAGCTTCCCAGCCTTCTGACATTTCCTCTTCAGTTCTAATCCTTGGCAACCCAATTTAATCCACAGTAAGCAGCTTAGAACCAAAACCACAGGGTAAGGTACGGACAAGTACAAATCCTACAGAAAAATACAGCTTTAGTTACCAACAACTTGGTCTGGAGCTGGCGGCCATCAGCTAAAGTAATTTGAACCCACGGACTGGTTTCTTCATCAAAGAACGGACCAGGCCAGGTATAGCTGATTACTTTGCTTCTGTAGATAACCTCCACCTGatctgaaagagagaaaaaagagaaataaaaaacacCAGGAGAGCAGCACACAGTGATCTCAACAAACATGTTAAGCATTTCTGCTGCGTACACAAAGACTGAAATGAAAGAGCCCCTGCCCTCGAGGGAAGGGAAACAGATAATATacacagacaaataaatacaaggtaatgtgAGGAGAAAAACAACATTCACAGCCCTCTCAGTGGTTGTGAAGAT from Trichosurus vulpecula isolate mTriVul1 chromosome 8, mTriVul1.pri, whole genome shotgun sequence harbors:
- the COQ6 gene encoding ubiquinone biosynthesis monooxygenase COQ6, mitochondrial; amino-acid sequence: MAACTRLTRALVVPGTTLGGPRLPGLRWLSGSVGPDQALYDVVVAGGGMVGTAMACALGHNVHFHDKKILLLEAGPNRVFEKLPETHRNRVSSITPGSATLLSSFGAWDHICNMRYKPFRRMQVWDACSEALIIFDKDGLDDMGYIVENDVIMSALTKQLDAVPDQVEVIYRSKVISYTWPGPFFDEETSPWVQITLADGRQLQTKLLIGADGQNSGVRRAAGIQNVCWPYNQSAVVATLHLSEPTDNNVAWQRFLPSGPIALLPLSDTLSSLVWSTSHEHATELVSMEEEHFLDAINSAFWSDANHTDFIDTAGSVLQYAFTLLQPTNSSARQLPPSVAKVEPKSRALFPLGMGHAVEYVRPRVALIGDAAHKVHPLAGQGVNMGFGDISSLVHHLSTAAFNGKDLGSLSHLTEYETERQRHNVPLIAATDLLKRLYSTTLSPLVLLRTWGLQATNAIPPLKEQIMAFASK